Proteins found in one Homalodisca vitripennis isolate AUS2020 chromosome 4, UT_GWSS_2.1, whole genome shotgun sequence genomic segment:
- the LOC124361037 gene encoding mucin-3A-like produces MAVDVLTRTVAPRIASAVDLLTRAVAPSITTAVNLLTRKVASRITTALDLLTRAVTLRITSAVDLLTRAVTLRITSAVDLLTRAVAPSITTAVKILTRKVAMSITTAVDLLTHAVVPSITTAVNLLTRKVSPSITTAVNLLTRKVAPNITTAVNLLKRTVAPSITTAVNLLKRTVAPSITTAVKILTRKVAMSITTAVDLLTQAVVPSITTAVNLLTRKVSPSITTAVNLLTRKVAPSITTAVNLLKRTVAPSITTAVKILTRKVAMSITTAVDLLTQAVVPSITTAVNLLTRKVSPSITTAVNLLTRAIAPSITTAVNLLTRKVAPSTTTAVDLLSRKVAMSTTTAVDLLTQAVVPSITTAVNLLTRKVSPSITTAVNLLTRAIAPSITTAVNLLTRKVAPSTTTAVDLLSRKVAMSTTTAVDLLTHAEAPSITNAVNLLTRKVAPSNTTAVDLITRKVAPSITTAVNLLKRTVAPSITTVVDLLTRTVV; encoded by the coding sequence ATGGCTGTAGACGTGTTAACACGTACAGTAGCGCCGAGAATAGCCTCAGCTGTAGACCTGCTAACACGTGCAGTAGCGCCGAGCATTACAACTGCTGTAAACTTGTTAACACGTAAAGTAGCGTCGAGAATAACCACAGCTCTGGACCTGCTAACACGTGCAGTAACACTGAGAATAACCTCAGCTGTAGACCTGCTAACACGTGCAGTAACACTGAGAATAACCTCAGCTGTAGACCTGCTAACACGTGCAGTAGCGCCGAGCATTACAACTGCTGTAAAAATCTTAACACGTAAAGTAGCGATGAGCATAACCACAGCTGTAGACCTGTTAACACACGCAGTAGTGCCGAGCATTACAACTGCTGTAAACTTGTTAACACGTAAAGTATCGCCGAGCATAACGACAGCTGTAAACCTGTTAACACGTAAAGTAGCACCGAACATTACAACTGCTGTAAACCTGTTAAAACGTACAGTAGCACCGAGCATTACAACTGCTGTAAACCTGTTAAAACGTACAGTAGCGCCGAGCATTACAACTGCTGTAAAAATCTTAACACGTAAAGTAGCGATGAGCATAACCACAGCTGTAGACCTGTTAACACAAGCAGTAGTGCCGAGCATTACAACTGCTGTAAACTTGTTAACACGTAAAGTATCGCCGAGCATAACGACAGCTGTAAACCTGTTAACACGTAAAGTAGCACCGAGCATTACAACTGCTGTAAACCTGTTAAAACGTACAGTAGCGCCGAGCATTACAACTGCTGTAAAAATCTTAACACGTAAAGTAGCGATGAGCATAACCACAGCTGTAGACCTGTTAACACAAGCAGTAGTGCCGAGTATTACAACTGCTGTAAACTTGTTAACACGTAAAGTATCGCCGAGCATAACGACAGCTGTAAACCTGCTAACACGTGCAATAGCTCCGAGCATAACAACTGCTGTAAACTTGTTAACACGTAAAGTAGCGCCGAGCACAACCACAGCTGTAGATCTGCTATCACGTAAAGTAGCGATGAGCACAACCACAGCTGTAGACCTGTTAACACAAGCAGTAGTGCCGAGTATTACAACTGCTGTAAACTTGTTAACACGTAAAGTATCGCCGAGCATAACGACAGCTGTAAACCTGCTAACACGTGCAATAGCTCCGAGCATAACAACTGCTGTAAACTTGTTAACACGTAAAGTAGCGCCGAGCACAACCACAGCTGTAGATCTGCTATCACGTAAAGTAGCGATGAGCACAACCACAGCTGTAGACCTGCTAACACATGCAGAAGCACCGAGCATTACAAATGCTGTAAACTTGTTAACACGTAAAGTAGCGCCGAGCAATACCACAGCTGTAGACCTGATAACACGTAAAGTAGCGCCTAGCATTACAACTGCTGTAAACCTGTTAAAACGTACAGTAGCGCCGAGCATAACCACAGTTGTAGACCTGTTAACACGTACAGTAGTGTAG